Proteins encoded within one genomic window of Dyadobacter chenhuakuii:
- a CDS encoding YtxH domain-containing protein, which translates to MNKNQKFLIGSIGALLTGIAIGLLVAPKDGKDTRKLIKNKANDLGGNAKDKYEKSLEELSVLADRLKDGFLKNVGNAKDKAGSVADNVNERVRGVVNNG; encoded by the coding sequence ATGAACAAGAATCAAAAATTTCTGATAGGCTCAATAGGTGCACTTTTGACAGGTATTGCGATTGGCCTTTTAGTTGCTCCTAAGGACGGGAAAGACACTCGTAAATTGATCAAAAATAAAGCAAATGATCTTGGCGGCAATGCAAAAGACAAATACGAAAAAAGCCTTGAAGAACTGTCTGTTTTAGCTGACAGACTGAAAGATGGCTTCTTGAAAAACGTTGGCAATGCAAAAGACAAAGCTGGATCCGTTGCTGACAATGTGAATGAAAGAGTACGTGGAGTAGTAAATAACGGATAA
- a CDS encoding DUF4136 domain-containing protein, with product MKTFCISILFFFTAVVISGCNSSYKILNSRQEDEFKLSNYDTFGFYDIEARGDTISQNFEKNIGIIKTAIAQNLQARGLDEARDANLKINIALNVEEKSQTRQTDFRTDGLPRYMGQRRYTWKSEEVVVGKYREGTIMIDLVDSSTNKMVWQGGAEGIIPEKSSNFTEDINQAIKEIVDQIPK from the coding sequence ATGAAGACTTTTTGTATTTCAATCCTGTTTTTCTTTACCGCGGTTGTCATTTCAGGCTGCAATTCTTCTTATAAGATCCTCAATTCCAGACAAGAAGACGAATTCAAATTGTCAAATTACGACACTTTTGGATTTTATGACATTGAAGCCAGAGGGGATACGATTTCTCAAAACTTTGAGAAAAATATAGGCATCATAAAAACGGCAATTGCGCAAAATCTGCAAGCAAGAGGCCTTGACGAAGCCCGGGATGCCAATCTGAAAATCAACATTGCATTGAATGTCGAAGAAAAATCACAAACACGGCAAACAGATTTTCGTACCGACGGGCTTCCGCGTTATATGGGTCAAAGGCGCTATACCTGGAAAAGCGAGGAAGTGGTTGTCGGTAAATACCGCGAAGGCACAATCATGATCGACTTGGTAGATTCTTCGACTAACAAGATGGTGTGGCAGGGAGGTGCGGAAGGCATTATTCCTGAAAAGAGCAGCAATTTTACTGAGGATATTAATCAGGCTATCAAAGAAATAGTTGACCAAATCCCAAAATAA
- the dnaG gene encoding DNA primase yields MRINPETVERIKQTADIVEVVGDFVSLKKKGANYSACCPFHNEKTPSFNVNPVRQIYKCFGCGAAGDSIKFVMDIDGVGYGEALRYLADKYNIEIEQEEVTDEEALRQNERESLYIILNFAKNFYVQQLHESDEGQAVGLSYFKERGFTGEIRKKFELGYSLDTWDAFSKVALAKGYSTQLLEKAGLLIHKEGSQTAGYDRFRGRVIFPIHNVAGKVIAFGARILKSDKSKAANQPKYLNSPETEVYHKSDVLYGIFQAKNAIRQLDHCYLVEGYTDVISLNQGGIENVVASSGTSLTVEQIRLIGRFTPNVTILYDGDIAGIKAALRGLDLVLEEGLNVSIVLFPDGDDPDSYVRKVGAEAFKAYLKNNAKDFITFKTEMLLQDAGNDPFRLAAVIGEVVNSIVKIPDAIKRQVFFHRTSEMMKVDEQMLITEGNKILRKLHTQKPQERAPRPGYQAPESPADLDALFSGDSQTGQNEPPSDFFAPQTSQTEAPQRSKLYYQEEAFIRLLVVYGARELEPSITVCQYVLSEIEGIDFKDTVFHHLLVLFRENFNRNHVLPTDYFLNHHEPEIRNLTIDWLANKYELSELWSEKYEIFVPFETDVLDKTAFINILRLKKAFIEEKMKVCLQQAVHAKTEEEQTAVMSEFMYYKGISMAAAKELGSVIG; encoded by the coding sequence ATGCGCATAAACCCCGAAACCGTTGAAAGGATCAAACAAACCGCTGACATTGTGGAAGTGGTGGGGGATTTTGTGTCATTAAAAAAGAAAGGAGCGAATTACTCGGCCTGTTGCCCGTTTCACAACGAAAAGACGCCATCATTCAACGTTAACCCTGTCAGGCAGATTTATAAATGCTTCGGCTGCGGAGCAGCAGGAGACTCCATTAAGTTCGTTATGGACATCGATGGCGTCGGTTATGGCGAAGCATTGCGCTATCTGGCCGACAAATACAACATTGAGATTGAACAAGAGGAAGTTACGGATGAGGAAGCACTCCGGCAGAATGAGCGGGAGAGCCTTTATATCATTCTTAATTTTGCTAAAAACTTTTATGTCCAGCAGCTTCATGAAAGTGATGAAGGGCAGGCTGTGGGGCTTAGCTATTTCAAGGAAAGGGGTTTTACAGGTGAAATTCGCAAGAAATTTGAACTTGGCTACAGCCTGGATACGTGGGACGCTTTTTCAAAAGTGGCCCTGGCAAAAGGTTATTCTACCCAATTACTCGAAAAGGCCGGCTTACTGATTCATAAAGAAGGCAGCCAGACTGCCGGTTACGACCGTTTTCGCGGCCGGGTTATTTTTCCGATCCATAACGTGGCCGGAAAAGTAATTGCTTTTGGCGCGCGGATCCTTAAATCCGACAAAAGTAAAGCGGCTAATCAGCCCAAATATCTTAACTCGCCGGAAACAGAAGTTTATCACAAAAGTGATGTCCTATACGGCATTTTCCAGGCGAAAAATGCAATCCGGCAGCTTGACCATTGTTATTTGGTTGAGGGCTATACGGATGTGATTTCGCTCAATCAGGGAGGAATCGAGAACGTTGTGGCTTCGTCCGGAACCTCGCTGACCGTGGAGCAGATCAGGCTCATTGGCCGGTTTACTCCAAATGTCACGATCCTCTATGATGGCGATATTGCCGGAATTAAAGCTGCATTGCGTGGTCTGGACCTTGTTCTGGAAGAAGGCCTTAACGTTAGCATTGTCCTCTTCCCGGACGGCGACGATCCGGATAGCTACGTCCGGAAGGTCGGTGCGGAGGCTTTTAAAGCTTACCTGAAAAACAACGCGAAGGATTTTATCACCTTCAAAACAGAAATGTTGTTGCAGGATGCTGGAAATGATCCTTTTCGACTCGCAGCAGTAATCGGGGAAGTCGTTAATAGCATTGTTAAGATCCCGGACGCGATTAAGCGGCAGGTTTTTTTCCATCGGACATCCGAAATGATGAAGGTGGATGAACAAATGCTGATCACGGAGGGAAATAAAATCCTGCGCAAGCTCCATACACAAAAGCCGCAGGAAAGGGCGCCCCGTCCAGGTTATCAGGCACCTGAGAGTCCGGCAGATCTTGATGCATTGTTCTCCGGCGACTCCCAAACCGGACAGAACGAACCTCCTTCTGACTTTTTTGCGCCACAAACTTCCCAGACAGAGGCGCCGCAGCGCAGCAAGTTGTACTACCAGGAAGAAGCATTTATCCGGTTATTGGTGGTTTATGGCGCGCGCGAGCTGGAACCGTCTATAACCGTTTGTCAGTATGTATTAAGCGAGATCGAAGGAATTGATTTCAAGGACACGGTTTTCCACCATTTGCTTGTGCTCTTCAGGGAAAATTTCAACCGGAATCACGTGCTGCCTACGGATTATTTTTTAAACCACCACGAACCGGAGATCAGAAATCTGACCATTGACTGGCTTGCCAACAAATATGAGTTAAGCGAATTATGGTCTGAAAAATATGAGATTTTTGTTCCGTTTGAAACTGATGTTTTAGACAAAACAGCCTTTATTAATATTCTGAGGCTTAAAAAAGCATTTATTGAGGAAAAAATGAAAGTATGCTTGCAGCAAGCGGTTCATGCCAAAACGGAGGAAGAGCAAACCGCCGTGATGAGTGAATTCATGTATTATAAGGGCATTAGCATGGCAGCTGCAAAAGAGTTGGGTAGCGTAATTGGATAA
- a CDS encoding glycosyltransferase, producing the protein MNKVLIIGRLPPPIGGVTMHVSRLIEHLPRNGFDRFTFCDFKTDKWVNIIRKIIRHRTIHLHASNPYFQLLFAMLCVLIRKRLLLTYHGNWERYRFAGNWAVRVSAFFCAVPIVQNDESFTKAKCCNPNALLISTFIPAARIIPLDPQCAQQLSDFRKRFEFLFCTNAWNLAFDKNAKETYGISQIINSMRNVNSGGLVISDPSGNYRPFIEKSFGSVPKNVLFIDGPHDFTNILRVSDAFIRNTTTDGVSLSIYEAHACNVVALASNSVSRARFCVVYEDIANINLIEELKRGRIRLQNECETEETNAVSKLIDLYQQYI; encoded by the coding sequence ATGAATAAGGTGCTGATCATTGGGCGGCTTCCGCCACCGATTGGAGGGGTTACCATGCATGTAAGCCGGTTAATTGAACATTTGCCACGAAATGGATTCGACCGTTTCACCTTTTGTGATTTCAAAACTGACAAATGGGTGAACATTATCAGGAAAATCATCAGGCATCGAACCATTCACCTGCATGCATCCAACCCCTATTTTCAGTTGCTGTTTGCCATGCTATGTGTTCTAATCAGGAAGCGGCTGCTTCTGACTTATCATGGAAACTGGGAACGATATCGTTTTGCGGGAAATTGGGCAGTTCGCGTGTCCGCCTTCTTCTGCGCAGTGCCGATTGTCCAGAACGATGAAAGTTTCACAAAAGCCAAATGTTGTAATCCCAACGCGCTGCTCATCTCCACATTCATCCCGGCTGCCCGCATCATTCCACTGGACCCACAATGTGCGCAGCAGCTAAGCGATTTCCGTAAACGCTTTGAATTTTTGTTTTGTACAAATGCATGGAATCTTGCTTTTGACAAAAACGCAAAGGAAACTTACGGGATTTCGCAGATCATTAACAGTATGCGTAATGTAAATTCTGGAGGCCTGGTCATCTCCGATCCTTCCGGTAACTATCGACCTTTCATCGAAAAATCCTTCGGGAGCGTTCCAAAAAATGTACTATTCATTGACGGCCCGCATGATTTCACGAATATTTTGCGCGTTTCAGACGCATTTATCAGGAACACAACGACGGACGGGGTTTCGCTCTCCATATACGAAGCACATGCGTGTAATGTAGTGGCGCTGGCTTCGAATAGCGTTTCCAGAGCTCGCTTTTGCGTTGTGTATGAGGACATTGCAAACATTAACCTGATCGAAGAACTTAAGAGAGGGAGAATTCGCTTGCAAAACGAATGCGAAACGGAGGAAACGAACGCAGTAAGTAAGTTAATCGACCTTTATCAGCAATATATATAA
- a CDS encoding O-antigen ligase family protein: MARLGIQAAIYWLAACMLVLTLGKFFEQVLLLGEDEMQTSLVLAFYIYCIISLLSASKHKLFHVLAIPVFTQFLHLFQKYAFTAGANSFWRLAPFGILSCYFAYFSLRKPVSLTQGEKLFLFSWINIQAFFLLISPNFGNIVSGGFLLYLIVLPFFFIYLKQVSTAIDFAENLELYLCALYIILGIGTFGLVVAGASYMGSDNLLATRNITDTNVTMAYFILLWPFVLLYASRHALNSLVRLTLYAILLSVVVLSFSRGAVLLIIPYMILTSILAGNHFRFWHFLLLAFGIIGFVPDLLSQYQDSDMAYFWTLRFSDLLATDSLLDKLQEISGRAEIYEIAYHLFILKPLTGHGTGSFETLGPGYREAHSLFYTLLAENGMLGLVYFYGLFISLLIQLISVCKMDRKLGLLLVSFTFYLIYNHTVGSVFVILPAKSVTINCLAPILLMCIYFYCRHVQKGHIGLADE; this comes from the coding sequence ATGGCTCGACTAGGAATTCAAGCAGCAATCTACTGGCTGGCGGCATGCATGCTCGTGTTGACTTTAGGAAAGTTTTTTGAGCAAGTTTTGCTTTTGGGTGAGGATGAAATGCAAACCTCTCTGGTCCTTGCATTCTACATTTACTGCATTATCAGTCTCCTTTCCGCCTCCAAACACAAGCTTTTCCATGTGCTCGCCATTCCGGTTTTCACGCAGTTTCTACATTTATTTCAAAAATATGCATTTACTGCAGGCGCCAATTCATTTTGGCGGTTAGCGCCCTTTGGAATCCTGAGCTGCTATTTCGCTTATTTCTCCCTTCGAAAACCCGTTTCTCTGACTCAGGGTGAAAAGCTGTTTCTGTTTTCCTGGATCAATATTCAGGCATTCTTTCTCCTGATTTCACCGAATTTCGGAAACATTGTTTCCGGTGGATTTCTGCTCTATTTGATAGTGCTGCCATTCTTTTTCATTTACCTGAAACAAGTTAGCACAGCTATTGACTTTGCTGAAAATCTGGAACTTTATCTCTGCGCCTTATATATTATTCTTGGCATCGGGACTTTCGGATTAGTCGTTGCCGGAGCCAGCTACATGGGTTCGGATAACTTACTGGCGACCCGGAACATTACCGATACGAATGTTACAATGGCGTACTTCATTCTTCTTTGGCCATTTGTATTGCTTTATGCTTCCAGGCATGCATTGAACAGCTTGGTCAGACTAACGCTTTACGCAATTTTGCTCAGTGTGGTCGTACTCTCATTCTCCCGCGGTGCCGTCCTGCTGATCATTCCCTATATGATACTGACGTCAATACTGGCCGGAAATCATTTTCGGTTCTGGCACTTTTTGCTCTTGGCTTTCGGGATAATCGGTTTTGTCCCGGATCTTCTTTCTCAATACCAGGACTCGGATATGGCATATTTCTGGACATTGAGATTTAGCGATTTGCTGGCGACAGATTCTCTTCTTGACAAGTTGCAGGAGATCAGCGGACGGGCTGAAATTTATGAAATAGCCTATCATTTATTTATCCTGAAACCGCTAACCGGCCACGGAACCGGCAGTTTTGAAACGCTGGGCCCAGGTTACCGCGAAGCGCATTCGCTGTTTTATACCTTACTCGCCGAAAATGGAATGCTTGGTCTGGTTTATTTTTACGGCTTATTTATTAGCCTGCTGATCCAGCTTATTTCCGTATGCAAAATGGATAGAAAGCTGGGCTTGTTGTTAGTCAGTTTCACCTTTTATCTGATTTACAATCATACAGTTGGCAGTGTTTTCGTGATCCTGCCAGCAAAGAGCGTGACGATCAACTGCCTGGCTCCTATCCTGTTAATGTGCATTTATTTCTACTGTCGACATGTTCAAAAAGGGCATATTGGATTAGCAGATGAATAA
- a CDS encoding CDP-glycerol glycerophosphotransferase family protein: MSTMIRTAELAEINKHFNLQLKLIHVDFPRESAWLCYLRKIEKALFAYHFNIITQTIKYQNEEKWKGLLIRKLLWILSLLHITKTALCALRRVIITLTSLSIRLKPLLAYHFKGVISSSPLDLRENQVVNFLGRHHVKSLAMIISWDNLTSKGLINADHNCTLVWNDFMKNEFLHFYSIFKLKRPKVVATGIPRFDCYFQHRSEAYYERARRLFNVKSGKFIILIATSANRHFPNQLEIIEDVLQFARGENNVHVIMRCHPGDDANAYAHIAREQFVTLWHPKNLPATNHELFYNWFPELDFLHSLAQMLRICDVCVQFASTMKLDAAACKKPVISIAYDGKMPLPYHQSVQRLYDYAHQVPLNALQIDKVVTNRQQLYNALKTSLQDIGHQEKLAAIAPFTHFTESESVNFTAKIIAEWLD, encoded by the coding sequence ATGTCAACGATGATCCGTACTGCTGAACTAGCCGAGATTAACAAGCATTTCAATCTTCAATTGAAGCTAATTCATGTAGATTTTCCGCGTGAATCGGCCTGGCTTTGCTATCTGAGAAAAATAGAAAAGGCACTTTTTGCTTATCATTTCAACATTATCACTCAGACTATTAAATATCAAAATGAAGAGAAATGGAAAGGCTTGCTGATTCGAAAGTTGCTTTGGATTCTGAGCCTGTTGCACATTACCAAAACTGCGTTATGTGCATTAAGACGGGTTATTATCACTCTCACATCTTTATCAATCAGGTTAAAACCGCTCCTCGCCTACCATTTCAAAGGCGTAATTTCCTCGTCGCCGTTGGATTTGAGAGAAAATCAGGTCGTAAACTTTCTTGGAAGACATCATGTCAAGTCACTGGCAATGATCATTAGTTGGGATAACCTCACCTCCAAAGGCCTTATTAACGCTGACCATAATTGCACATTGGTCTGGAATGATTTCATGAAAAACGAATTTCTGCATTTCTATTCCATTTTTAAGTTAAAGCGCCCAAAGGTTGTCGCTACCGGCATTCCGCGATTTGACTGCTATTTTCAGCATCGGTCCGAAGCATACTATGAGCGCGCTAGAAGACTTTTTAATGTGAAAAGCGGCAAATTTATAATTCTGATCGCTACGAGTGCCAATCGGCATTTTCCTAATCAACTGGAAATCATAGAAGACGTGCTGCAATTTGCAAGAGGCGAAAACAACGTGCACGTCATCATGCGATGCCATCCCGGGGATGATGCAAATGCATATGCGCACATCGCCCGTGAGCAATTTGTCACATTATGGCATCCTAAAAACCTGCCTGCGACAAACCATGAACTGTTTTACAATTGGTTTCCTGAGCTGGACTTTCTGCATTCGCTAGCCCAGATGCTGCGGATTTGTGATGTGTGCGTTCAATTTGCTTCCACGATGAAACTGGATGCTGCGGCTTGCAAAAAACCTGTTATCAGCATTGCTTATGATGGCAAAATGCCACTTCCCTACCACCAATCCGTACAAAGGCTTTACGATTATGCACATCAGGTTCCGCTGAATGCGCTGCAAATAGACAAAGTCGTGACAAACCGACAGCAATTATATAATGCATTAAAAACCAGCTTGCAAGACATAGGTCACCAAGAAAAGCTTGCAGCCATTGCGCCATTCACACATTTTACAGAAAGTGAATCAGTGAATTTCACTGCTAAAATCATTGCGGAATGGCTCGACTAG
- a CDS encoding acylneuraminate cytidylyltransferase family protein, with product MDSKSILAIIPARKGSKEIPGKNMRLLAGKPLIQYSIESALASELLTRIVVSSDCAETIAFAKSWEGVEAPFVRPSELAADDTPSLEVVKHAVNYFKEQQTEFDYICLLQPTSPCRAWDLIDQAFAHMLETDADSLVTIRKIPEKYHPLWSLGVTGNALQRVVQHEDMPTRRQELPDTFCRDGKIYLLKTTLLDKDLLMGGKMVGYEDKSLPDININTPEDWELAEIFFKIWRKQQSNVS from the coding sequence ATGGATTCTAAATCAATACTAGCCATCATTCCAGCCAGGAAAGGTTCCAAGGAAATCCCGGGGAAAAACATGAGACTGCTTGCCGGCAAGCCCCTTATCCAATATTCGATCGAATCTGCATTGGCATCCGAACTTCTTACCAGGATTGTCGTATCGAGCGATTGTGCGGAAACCATTGCTTTTGCAAAAAGTTGGGAAGGCGTGGAAGCGCCGTTTGTGAGGCCCTCGGAACTGGCGGCTGACGACACGCCATCGTTGGAAGTGGTAAAACACGCCGTAAACTATTTCAAAGAGCAACAAACGGAGTTTGACTACATATGCCTGTTGCAGCCCACCTCGCCATGTCGGGCCTGGGATTTGATCGATCAAGCCTTTGCGCACATGCTGGAAACGGATGCGGATAGCCTGGTAACCATTAGAAAAATCCCGGAGAAGTACCATCCACTTTGGTCACTTGGTGTAACCGGCAACGCATTGCAACGGGTTGTGCAGCATGAAGATATGCCTACGCGACGACAGGAGTTGCCTGATACTTTTTGTCGGGATGGAAAGATTTACCTCCTAAAAACCACCCTGCTCGACAAGGATCTGCTGATGGGCGGGAAAATGGTTGGCTATGAGGATAAAAGTTTACCCGATATCAACATCAATACACCAGAGGACTGGGAGCTCGCTGAAATCTTTTTTAAAATATGGAGGAAGCAACAAAGCAACGTCTCTTAA
- the neuC gene encoding UDP-N-acetylglucosamine 2-epimerase, with protein MKRKICVVITARASYSRIKTLLIAIKAHPLLRLQLVLTGSGLLDKYGGMQNLLARDGFRNIIKVSNLLENENATADAKTTGLGIIELASVLENTRPDIVVTIADRYETMSAAIAASFMNIPLAHVQGGEVTGNIDERVRHAVSKLADMHFVATASARARLIAMGENPDKVWHTGCPSIDLAIQAKSDASPQFDYECGHSKFPASKYLVVMQHPVTNAGGLIKDQFKSLLTAVEALQIPTFWFTPNADYGADRIMKEIQRYSEMSKNHKIHFLRNLNPETFLKLIKHCACLVGNSSTGIREGSLLSIPVVNIGSRQSGRERSCNVIDVNFDPEAIIEAVQKQVANGPYKSSLIYGNGHAGLQIADLLAKADLNTHKQITY; from the coding sequence ATGAAACGAAAAATTTGCGTAGTAATCACTGCAAGAGCCAGTTATAGCAGGATCAAAACACTACTTATTGCTATAAAAGCGCATCCGTTACTCCGGCTGCAACTCGTGCTTACCGGCAGCGGTCTGCTGGATAAGTATGGCGGAATGCAAAACCTCCTCGCACGGGACGGTTTCAGGAACATTATAAAGGTTTCCAACCTGCTTGAAAACGAAAACGCCACGGCTGATGCAAAAACAACCGGCCTGGGAATCATTGAGTTGGCTTCTGTATTGGAAAATACACGGCCGGATATCGTGGTAACCATTGCCGACCGCTACGAAACAATGTCTGCTGCGATAGCCGCTTCCTTTATGAACATTCCCCTGGCGCACGTACAAGGTGGCGAAGTGACCGGCAACATTGACGAGCGTGTGCGGCATGCAGTTTCCAAGCTCGCGGATATGCATTTCGTAGCAACGGCGTCTGCCCGCGCGCGCCTGATTGCTATGGGCGAAAATCCAGACAAAGTATGGCATACGGGCTGCCCGTCCATCGATCTTGCGATACAGGCGAAAAGTGATGCCTCCCCGCAATTCGACTATGAATGTGGCCATTCAAAATTTCCCGCGAGCAAATATCTGGTGGTTATGCAGCATCCGGTGACGAATGCGGGCGGGTTGATTAAAGATCAGTTTAAGAGTTTGCTTACGGCCGTTGAGGCGCTGCAAATTCCAACATTCTGGTTTACTCCCAATGCAGATTACGGCGCTGACCGCATTATGAAAGAAATCCAGCGATATAGTGAAATGTCGAAGAATCACAAGATCCATTTTCTGCGAAACCTAAATCCGGAAACGTTTTTGAAGCTCATTAAACATTGTGCGTGCCTCGTCGGAAATTCCAGCACAGGCATCAGGGAGGGATCATTGCTGAGCATTCCGGTTGTGAACATTGGCAGCAGGCAAAGCGGCCGGGAAAGATCCTGCAATGTCATTGACGTGAATTTTGATCCCGAAGCAATCATAGAAGCAGTGCAAAAACAGGTTGCAAACGGTCCTTACAAAAGCTCATTGATATACGGCAATGGACATGCGGGGCTACAAATTGCCGATTTGCTGGCCAAAGCGGATTTAAACACACACAAACAAATCACCTATTAA
- a CDS encoding N-acetylneuraminate synthase family protein, producing MQNNIYMMAEIGQAHEGSLGLAHSYIDALASSGVNAIKFQVHIAEAESSIHEPFRKNFSYNDLSRMDYWKRMEFSEEEWAGLKAHCEQKNLDFVASPFSISAVGLLERIGVSRIKIGSGEMSNLLLLSFAAKLATEMTLSSGMSSLAELDSAIAAVRGKCKLSLLQCTSSYPTGPHQWGLNVIPLLKDRFQIPVGFSDHSGDIYACLAAAATGAEILEFHVTFDQRMFGPDSTSSINIDQVKQLVKGVRQIETAMKFPVDKADSSEYAMLKTTFGKSLAVNNDLDRGHILTLYDLEAKKPAGYGVSAAHFETVVGRQLQRDLPKWSFLNFSDLL from the coding sequence ATGCAAAACAACATTTACATGATGGCGGAGATCGGCCAGGCGCATGAAGGAAGCTTGGGGCTGGCGCACTCCTACATTGACGCGCTGGCATCGAGCGGCGTTAACGCTATCAAATTTCAGGTTCACATTGCGGAGGCGGAAAGCAGCATTCACGAACCGTTCCGGAAAAATTTTTCCTATAACGACCTTTCCCGGATGGACTATTGGAAAAGAATGGAGTTTTCGGAAGAAGAATGGGCAGGCTTAAAGGCACATTGCGAGCAGAAAAATCTGGATTTCGTGGCAAGCCCGTTTTCCATCAGCGCAGTTGGATTGTTGGAAAGAATTGGTGTTAGCAGGATCAAGATCGGATCCGGGGAAATGAGTAATCTTCTGCTGCTTTCCTTCGCTGCAAAGCTGGCAACCGAAATGACGCTTTCCTCCGGAATGAGCTCCCTTGCCGAGCTGGACAGCGCGATAGCGGCGGTGAGGGGCAAATGCAAGCTTTCACTATTGCAATGCACATCGTCCTATCCTACCGGTCCGCATCAGTGGGGATTGAATGTGATCCCTCTCTTGAAAGATCGTTTCCAGATCCCGGTTGGGTTTTCTGACCATTCGGGAGACATCTATGCTTGTCTTGCAGCGGCTGCCACGGGAGCCGAGATTCTGGAATTTCATGTCACATTTGATCAGAGAATGTTTGGCCCGGACTCCACGTCTTCCATAAATATTGATCAGGTCAAGCAGCTTGTAAAGGGCGTCCGGCAGATTGAAACGGCAATGAAATTTCCGGTTGATAAAGCTGATAGTTCAGAGTATGCAATGTTGAAGACAACTTTTGGTAAGTCGCTGGCAGTCAATAATGACTTAGACAGAGGTCACATTTTGACGTTGTACGACCTGGAAGCGAAGAAACCAGCGGGATATGGTGTGTCGGCTGCGCATTTTGAAACGGTCGTTGGCAGGCAATTGCAGCGCGATCTTCCTAAGTGGTCATTCCTGAATTTCAGTGATTTGCTATGA